Proteins encoded by one window of Meiothermus sp. CFH 77666:
- a CDS encoding V-type ATP synthase subunit D, with translation MAEQVSPTRSTLLAKRDQKRLALQGVDLLKNKRDALIGEFFALVQDSLKAREALNNAAKDAYFSLLIAKAFDTPEAVESLSGTPLEVQMEIESLYGVKVPRISAQDTGGSLAFSPIGVGAKTLEAATAFRKLGEAIIAVANTENRLRKIGEEIKKTNRRVNALEQISIPEINEQIKFVTDTLDQRALEEVTTLKRIKAAILRREAEETGEVSAHIEKGAGL, from the coding sequence ATGGCTGAACAAGTCTCACCGACCCGTTCCACCTTGCTGGCCAAGCGTGACCAGAAACGGCTGGCCCTGCAGGGTGTAGACCTGCTCAAGAACAAGCGGGATGCGCTGATTGGCGAGTTTTTTGCCCTGGTGCAGGACTCCCTGAAGGCCCGCGAAGCTCTGAACAACGCGGCCAAGGACGCCTACTTCAGCTTACTGATTGCCAAGGCTTTCGATACCCCCGAGGCGGTAGAGTCGCTTTCCGGAACCCCCTTAGAGGTTCAGATGGAAATCGAGAGCCTGTATGGGGTGAAGGTGCCCAGGATTTCTGCACAGGATACGGGTGGCAGCCTGGCCTTTAGCCCCATTGGGGTGGGCGCCAAGACCCTCGAGGCCGCCACGGCGTTCCGTAAGCTGGGAGAGGCCATCATAGCTGTGGCCAACACCGAGAACCGCCTGCGGAAGATTGGCGAGGAAATTAAAAAGACCAACCGCCGGGTGAATGCGCTGGAGCAGATTTCCATTCCCGAGATCAACGAGCAGATCAAGTTTGTGACCGATACCCTCGACCAGCGGGCGCTGGAAGAAGTGACCACCCTCAAGCGCATCAAGGCCGCAATTCTGCGCCGTGAGGCGGAGGAAACCGGCGAAGTCTCGGCCCATATCGAGAAGGGTGCTGGGCTTTAG
- a CDS encoding nitrilase-related carbon-nitrogen hydrolase: MKVALVHLATRETPEATLEVALALLKQAHQQGADVAVLPELFPSVYRYEEAHKTPRVLSLLTQFCQQTGLTVVAGVLEPHQDRYANRAQVIGPQGLRATYTKTHLIPAFNEPAHMTPGQDLVHLELKGFQAGIAICFDLRFPELFRAYALQGVNLFLIPSAWPMSRSYAWELFCKARAAENQAYLIAVNHAEDPFGAASLAIDPMGMEMLRLEAEGVGVVALDPSYPARLRQEFPVFPQRRPELYAGLLKSPTSK; this comes from the coding sequence ATGAAAGTAGCCCTGGTTCACCTGGCCACCCGCGAAACCCCCGAGGCCACCCTCGAGGTGGCCCTGGCCCTGCTAAAGCAAGCCCACCAGCAAGGCGCCGATGTAGCGGTGCTGCCCGAGCTTTTTCCCAGCGTTTACCGCTATGAGGAAGCGCACAAAACCCCCAGGGTGCTATCTCTGCTCACCCAGTTCTGCCAACAAACCGGCCTCACGGTAGTGGCGGGGGTGCTCGAGCCCCACCAGGACCGCTACGCCAACCGGGCTCAGGTGATTGGCCCCCAGGGCCTGCGGGCCACCTACACCAAAACCCACCTGATCCCCGCTTTCAACGAACCCGCCCACATGACCCCTGGGCAAGACCTGGTGCACCTCGAGCTAAAAGGCTTCCAGGCTGGCATTGCCATCTGCTTCGACCTGCGCTTTCCCGAACTCTTCCGCGCTTATGCCCTGCAAGGGGTCAACCTGTTCCTGATTCCTTCGGCCTGGCCCATGAGCCGCAGCTACGCCTGGGAGCTCTTCTGCAAGGCTCGAGCCGCCGAGAACCAGGCTTACCTGATTGCCGTCAACCACGCCGAAGACCCCTTTGGCGCGGCCAGCCTGGCCATAGACCCCATGGGTATGGAGATGCTGCGACTGGAAGCCGAGGGAGTGGGCGTGGTGGCGCTGGATCCCAGCTACCCGGCCCGGCTGCGCCAGGAGTTTCCGGTGTTTCCCCAGCGCCGCCCGGAGCTTTACGCGGGCCTTTTGAAAAGCCCCACCAGCAAGTAA
- the uvrC gene encoding excinuclease ABC subunit UvrC, giving the protein MRLEDLPPLPEAPGVYLWKNGQSIIYVGKAKNLKARVTSYFHSEGKSLRISREATTLEFIVLRDEVEALLLEANLIKHHRPHYNVLMKDDKHYPFLKLTNEEWPMLMVVRRIQNDGARYWGPFPEASAVRRIKRLVDRFFPLRQNSGFPFKKRRYPCLNHSMGRCLAPCVGKADPEQYRVVVQQVEDLLDGKVEALYESLEKQMREAAQQQDFERAAEIRDQLGAVRSFFGTSQQAYDPDLGDLDFLGFARAGDYALLQHYQMRGGQMLGRISRFVEGVKEASDAELLEAFLRDYYLEATPLPPLVLLPFELEAQDAFSAFLSSKGRKVEVRIPQRGDKTRLIELAQNNAHTALQSELKILERKGDHPGLKGLMEVLGLSRRPYRIEGYDISNLLGESVVGSITVFEGGRPKKTEYRRLKIRGLEGQPDDFFAMEQTLLRRFTGSLAQSMPIPDLILIDGGLGQVRAARKGLEQAGLDIPLVGLAKREETLVLPDGKTIALPLTHPALQLLIYQRDETHRNGLEFHRKLRSQKTLKSIFDDIPGIGPARKRALLNHFSTLEELKAMSLDDLARLPGLDRRSAQAVLKALKASSGSEGSPAR; this is encoded by the coding sequence ATGCGGCTGGAAGACCTTCCCCCCCTGCCCGAGGCTCCAGGGGTTTACCTTTGGAAGAACGGCCAGAGCATTATCTACGTGGGCAAGGCCAAAAACCTGAAAGCCCGCGTGACCAGCTATTTTCACAGTGAAGGCAAAAGCCTGCGGATCTCGAGGGAAGCCACCACCCTCGAGTTCATCGTGCTACGCGACGAGGTCGAGGCGCTTTTGCTCGAGGCCAACCTGATCAAACACCACCGCCCCCACTACAACGTCCTGATGAAGGACGACAAGCACTACCCCTTCCTGAAGCTGACCAACGAGGAATGGCCCATGCTGATGGTGGTGCGGCGGATCCAAAACGACGGGGCCCGCTACTGGGGGCCTTTCCCCGAGGCTTCGGCAGTGCGGCGCATCAAGCGTCTGGTGGATCGCTTCTTCCCCTTGCGTCAGAACTCCGGTTTCCCCTTCAAAAAAAGGCGCTACCCCTGCCTCAACCACTCTATGGGACGCTGCCTGGCCCCCTGCGTGGGCAAGGCCGACCCCGAACAGTACCGGGTAGTAGTACAGCAGGTCGAAGACCTCCTGGACGGCAAAGTAGAGGCCCTCTACGAAAGCCTGGAAAAGCAGATGCGGGAGGCCGCCCAGCAGCAGGACTTTGAGCGGGCTGCGGAAATCCGCGACCAGTTAGGCGCGGTGCGAAGCTTTTTCGGCACCAGCCAGCAAGCCTACGACCCCGACCTCGGCGACCTGGATTTTCTGGGTTTTGCCCGGGCGGGCGACTACGCCCTGCTTCAGCACTACCAGATGCGGGGGGGCCAGATGCTCGGGCGCATCAGCCGGTTTGTGGAAGGTGTGAAAGAAGCCAGCGATGCCGAATTGCTGGAGGCCTTTTTACGCGACTACTACCTAGAGGCCACCCCACTGCCCCCTCTGGTGCTGCTGCCCTTCGAGTTGGAAGCCCAGGACGCTTTCTCAGCCTTTCTGAGCAGCAAAGGGCGCAAGGTAGAGGTACGCATCCCCCAGCGGGGCGACAAAACCCGCCTGATTGAGCTGGCCCAGAACAATGCCCACACCGCACTACAGAGCGAGCTTAAAATCCTGGAGCGCAAAGGCGACCACCCCGGCCTCAAGGGGCTGATGGAGGTGCTGGGGCTTTCGCGCCGTCCTTACCGCATTGAGGGCTACGACATCTCGAATCTGCTGGGCGAGAGCGTGGTGGGTTCTATTACCGTGTTCGAGGGGGGCCGGCCCAAAAAAACCGAGTACCGCCGTCTCAAAATCCGGGGCCTGGAGGGCCAGCCCGACGACTTTTTTGCCATGGAGCAAACCCTTCTGCGGCGCTTTACCGGCAGCCTGGCCCAGAGTATGCCCATCCCCGACCTGATTCTGATTGACGGCGGCTTGGGGCAGGTGCGGGCCGCCCGGAAGGGCCTCGAGCAGGCCGGTCTGGACATTCCGCTGGTGGGGCTGGCCAAGCGCGAAGAGACGTTGGTTTTACCCGACGGCAAAACCATAGCCCTTCCGCTTACGCACCCGGCGCTGCAGCTCCTGATTTATCAGCGTGATGAAACCCACCGCAACGGCCTCGAGTTCCACCGCAAACTCCGCAGCCAGAAGACCCTGAAAAGCATCTTCGACGATATTCCAGGCATTGGGCCCGCCCGCAAGCGAGCCCTGCTGAATCATTTCTCCACCCTGGAAGAGCTCAAAGCCATGAGCCTAGACGACCTGGCCAGGCTACCGGGTCTCGACAGACGCAGTGCCCAGGCAGTGCTGAAGGCCCTGAAGGCAAGCAGCGGCTCAGAGGGGTCACCGGCTAGGTGA
- a CDS encoding V-type ATP synthase subunit B has protein sequence MLKKEYNAVTYVSGPLLFLEGASDLAYGAIVNIDDGTGRIRGGQVIEVSDQYTVLQVFEETSGLNLDKTTVSLVEDVARLGVSKEMVGRVFNGIGKPIDGLPPVVADKRLPINGAPINPVAREKPEEFIQTGVSAIDVNMTLVRGQKLPIFSGSGLPHNELAAQIARQAKVLGEGEGFAVVFAAMGITQREVSYFMQEFERTGALSRSVLFLNKADDPTVERLLTPRMALTAAEYLAFEHDYHVLVILTDLTNYCEALREIGGAREEIPGRRGYPGYMYTDLASLYERAGVVHGKKGSVTQIPILSMPGDDITHPIPDLTGYITEGQIFIARDLAQQGIFPPINVQPSLSRLMNNGIGKGKTRADHKELADQLFSSYARGVNLRRLVAITGEDALTEMDKKYLRFASNFEQKFINQGQKERSIEESLNIGWALLADFPASELKRIRREYIEQYHQKTGKLEELVGA, from the coding sequence ATGCTCAAGAAAGAATACAACGCCGTAACTTACGTCTCGGGCCCGCTCCTGTTCCTGGAAGGGGCCTCTGACCTGGCCTATGGCGCCATTGTAAACATTGACGATGGTACCGGTCGCATCCGGGGCGGCCAGGTGATTGAAGTATCCGACCAGTACACCGTGCTGCAGGTCTTCGAGGAAACCTCGGGGCTGAACCTCGATAAGACCACCGTTTCGCTGGTGGAGGACGTGGCCCGCCTGGGTGTTTCGAAGGAAATGGTGGGGCGGGTCTTCAACGGAATTGGCAAGCCCATTGACGGCCTGCCCCCGGTGGTGGCCGACAAGCGCCTGCCCATCAACGGCGCGCCCATCAACCCGGTGGCCCGCGAGAAGCCCGAGGAGTTCATCCAGACCGGGGTAAGCGCCATTGACGTGAACATGACCCTGGTGCGCGGCCAGAAGCTGCCCATCTTCTCGGGGTCGGGTCTGCCGCACAACGAGCTGGCCGCCCAGATTGCCCGCCAGGCCAAGGTGCTGGGGGAGGGCGAGGGTTTCGCGGTGGTGTTTGCTGCGATGGGCATTACCCAGCGCGAGGTGAGTTACTTCATGCAGGAGTTCGAGCGCACCGGAGCCTTGAGCCGCTCGGTGCTCTTCTTGAACAAGGCCGACGACCCCACCGTGGAGCGCCTCTTGACCCCGCGCATGGCCCTTACCGCTGCCGAATACCTGGCCTTCGAGCACGACTACCACGTGCTGGTGATCCTGACCGACCTGACCAACTACTGCGAGGCCCTGCGCGAGATTGGTGGAGCCCGCGAGGAGATTCCAGGCCGCCGGGGCTACCCCGGTTACATGTACACCGACCTGGCCTCGCTCTACGAGCGCGCGGGCGTGGTGCACGGCAAGAAGGGCTCGGTGACCCAGATTCCCATCCTCTCCATGCCGGGCGACGACATCACCCACCCCATCCCCGACCTGACCGGCTACATCACCGAGGGCCAGATTTTCATTGCCCGCGACCTGGCTCAGCAAGGTATCTTCCCGCCCATCAACGTGCAGCCCTCGCTTTCGCGCCTCATGAACAACGGCATCGGCAAGGGCAAGACCCGCGCCGACCACAAGGAGCTGGCCGACCAGCTCTTCTCGAGCTACGCCCGTGGGGTGAACCTACGCCGTTTGGTGGCCATCACCGGTGAGGATGCCCTTACCGAGATGGACAAAAAGTACCTCCGTTTTGCCTCCAACTTTGAGCAGAAGTTTATCAATCAGGGCCAGAAGGAGCGCTCCATCGAGGAGAGCCTGAACATCGGCTGGGCCCTGCTGGCCGATTTCCCCGCCTCCGAGCTCAAGCGCATCCGGCGCGAGTACATTGAGCAGTACCACCAGAAGACGGGGAAACTAGAAGAGTTGGTGGGAGCGTGA
- the thrC gene encoding threonine synthase: MIHYYSTRDPHKSLVRFEEALLKGLAPDGGLYVPDRIPRLEPDLWQRANAIAEVGVAVLWEWLKDEIPLADLEPIVRDALNFPCPLVKLSDDLYVLELFHGPTLSFKDFGARTMARLMQYFLRKRGERRIILVATSGDTGSAVADGFAGQGNIEVVLLYPKGKVSDVQERQLITQRPGVRSFAVEGTFDDCQRMVKEAFVDPELAHLPLSSANSINIGRLLPQALYYLWAIGQLHARERKPVEEVNFCVPSGNLGNLMGGVLAALMGQPVHRFIAAHNDNHFFPDFLQGKAEAYQFHPTIATLSNAMDVGSPSNFERLYTLLGAEKLRRWVWGTTVSNEATLGRMKKTYEAYGYIACPHTAVGLEAQARYRQETGDPTPLISLACAHPAKFPDAVSRALGQEPLKEEALEILYSRPTQVETIGASLSALKSHLL; the protein is encoded by the coding sequence ATGATTCACTACTACAGCACCCGCGACCCCCACAAAAGCCTGGTGCGGTTTGAGGAGGCCCTCCTCAAGGGGCTGGCCCCGGATGGCGGCCTGTACGTACCCGACCGGATTCCCAGGCTCGAGCCAGACCTGTGGCAGCGGGCAAACGCCATTGCCGAAGTGGGCGTCGCCGTTCTGTGGGAATGGCTGAAGGATGAAATACCGCTGGCCGACCTCGAGCCCATCGTCCGCGATGCCCTGAACTTCCCCTGCCCCCTGGTCAAGCTCTCGGACGATTTGTACGTACTCGAGCTCTTCCACGGCCCCACCCTTTCTTTCAAGGATTTTGGCGCCCGCACCATGGCCCGCCTGATGCAGTACTTCCTGCGCAAGCGGGGTGAGCGCCGCATCATCCTGGTGGCCACCTCCGGCGATACCGGCAGCGCCGTGGCCGATGGCTTCGCAGGCCAGGGCAACATCGAGGTGGTGCTGCTTTACCCCAAGGGCAAAGTGAGCGATGTGCAGGAACGCCAGCTCATTACCCAGCGCCCCGGCGTGCGCAGTTTTGCCGTGGAGGGCACCTTCGACGACTGCCAGCGCATGGTCAAGGAAGCCTTCGTAGACCCCGAGCTCGCTCACCTACCCCTGAGCAGCGCCAACTCCATCAACATCGGGCGGCTGCTGCCGCAAGCGCTCTACTACCTGTGGGCCATTGGACAACTGCACGCCAGGGAAAGGAAGCCTGTAGAGGAGGTCAACTTTTGTGTGCCTAGCGGAAACCTGGGCAACCTGATGGGGGGTGTTCTGGCGGCTTTGATGGGCCAGCCTGTGCACCGGTTTATTGCCGCCCACAACGACAACCACTTCTTCCCCGACTTCCTGCAGGGCAAAGCCGAGGCCTATCAGTTCCACCCCACCATCGCCACCCTTTCCAACGCCATGGATGTGGGCTCGCCCAGCAACTTTGAGCGCCTGTACACCCTTCTGGGTGCAGAAAAACTGCGCCGCTGGGTATGGGGCACCACCGTCTCGAACGAAGCAACCTTAGGGCGCATGAAAAAAACCTACGAAGCCTACGGCTACATCGCCTGCCCGCATACCGCCGTGGGCCTGGAAGCCCAGGCGCGCTACCGGCAGGAAACCGGCGACCCCACCCCCCTCATCAGCCTGGCCTGCGCGCACCCGGCCAAGTTTCCCGATGCGGTCTCGAGGGCGCTGGGCCAAGAGCCCCTCAAAGAGGAGGCCCTGGAAATTCTTTACAGCCGTCCAACCCAGGTCGAGACCATTGGCGCCAGTCTCTCCGCTCTCAAGTCGCATTTGCTGTAG
- a CDS encoding homoserine dehydrogenase, which produces METVRIALMGGGTVGSAFAELLPSHHARFEALGLEVELAKVLVRDPRKSRPGIPTRLLTDNPAGFLDDVDVLVEVAGGTTVAGDLVLQALERGLPVVTANKALLAERWDELRPHAEEGNLYYEASVMAGTPILGALQSLWGNQTLELHGIVNGTCSYLIRRMEEGATYDEAFQEAGRLGYLEADPNLDVGGIDSAHKITVLGRLTVDPGLRWDKVLSRTRGIQHLTPQMLQQARAEGHAIKLVASLYPEQGEWVAAVRPVRLPESHPLVTLGSGRNAMVYRGDPVGQLVFAGAGAGGGVTASAVLGDLYRALLGTPGHLPIPAAAPVPALEVEKLEEV; this is translated from the coding sequence ATGGAAACCGTGCGTATCGCTCTGATGGGGGGCGGGACGGTAGGCAGCGCCTTCGCCGAACTTCTGCCCTCGCATCACGCTCGCTTTGAAGCGCTGGGGCTCGAGGTCGAACTGGCTAAAGTCCTGGTGCGCGACCCCCGCAAAAGCCGGCCCGGCATTCCAACCAGGCTGCTCACCGACAACCCCGCAGGCTTTCTGGACGACGTGGACGTGCTGGTAGAGGTAGCAGGCGGCACCACCGTAGCCGGCGACCTGGTGTTGCAGGCCCTGGAACGGGGCCTTCCGGTGGTCACGGCCAACAAGGCCCTGCTGGCCGAACGCTGGGACGAGTTGCGCCCCCACGCCGAGGAAGGCAACCTCTACTACGAAGCCAGCGTAATGGCCGGGACGCCCATCCTGGGAGCCCTGCAAAGCCTGTGGGGCAACCAGACCCTGGAGCTGCACGGCATCGTGAACGGCACCTGTAGCTACCTGATCCGGCGCATGGAGGAAGGGGCCACCTACGACGAAGCCTTCCAGGAGGCGGGAAGGCTCGGCTACCTGGAAGCCGACCCCAACCTGGATGTGGGCGGCATAGACTCGGCCCACAAAATTACCGTGCTGGGGCGGCTTACGGTAGACCCCGGCCTGCGTTGGGACAAGGTGCTGAGCCGCACTCGAGGCATCCAGCATCTCACCCCCCAGATGCTCCAGCAAGCCCGCGCAGAAGGCCACGCCATCAAGCTGGTGGCCAGCCTCTACCCCGAACAGGGTGAGTGGGTGGCGGCGGTGCGTCCGGTGCGCCTGCCCGAGTCGCACCCGCTGGTCACCCTGGGCAGCGGGCGCAACGCCATGGTGTACCGGGGCGACCCGGTGGGGCAGCTGGTGTTTGCGGGCGCCGGAGCCGGTGGGGGGGTGACGGCGAGTGCGGTTCTGGGCGATTTGTACCGGGCCTTGCTGGGTACGCCGGGGCACCTGCCCATTCCTGCGGCAGCGCCGGTTCCCGCACTGGAAGTGGAGAAACTCGAGGAGGTTTGA